From the genome of Pseudomonas sp. Teo4, one region includes:
- a CDS encoding lipase family protein: MSTLISASEDRRAPISGNGATLDPYYYVSAETLRLGKHGQLIKYKEIDPPAGLEQASQNFLAIYKSAKNDATNSPVAVSAVIALPKGKKPAGGWPIVSWAHGTVGSADKCAPSMDNHLIADTPALRLHKVINRSPHVMLNAFLDNGWAVVMTDYEGLGTEGPHPFLNGASQARSVLDAVRTARQLPVIKGRAPLFSRSFAVVGHSQGGRRRCLPGIITSAGHPNLIWWGLPPLRPLPGCWICAGYRVWHLPTTRHEQLCPFWYLPLMV, encoded by the coding sequence ATGAGCACATTAATCTCTGCGTCAGAGGATAGGCGGGCTCCAATATCAGGCAATGGGGCAACGCTCGACCCTTACTATTACGTCAGCGCCGAAACGTTGAGACTGGGCAAACATGGCCAGCTCATCAAGTATAAAGAAATCGACCCACCAGCCGGCTTGGAGCAGGCCAGTCAAAACTTCCTGGCTATTTATAAATCTGCCAAAAATGACGCTACCAACTCGCCGGTGGCGGTATCGGCTGTAATAGCCCTGCCAAAAGGGAAGAAGCCTGCCGGGGGATGGCCGATCGTGAGTTGGGCGCACGGTACTGTTGGAAGTGCAGACAAGTGCGCACCGTCGATGGACAACCATTTAATTGCCGATACACCCGCTCTGCGCCTGCACAAAGTCATCAATCGTTCGCCGCATGTCATGTTGAATGCTTTTTTGGACAACGGTTGGGCAGTGGTGATGACGGACTATGAAGGCTTGGGGACCGAAGGCCCTCACCCTTTCCTCAATGGTGCTTCGCAGGCGCGCTCGGTGCTCGACGCAGTTCGAACGGCGCGCCAGCTACCAGTCATCAAGGGGCGGGCACCTTTATTTTCTCGCAGCTTCGCAGTTGTTGGCCACTCTCAAGGGGGCAGGCGGCGTTGTTTGCCGGGCATCATCACGAGCGCTGGGCACCCGAACTTGATCTGGTGGGGGTTGCCGCCATTGCGCCCGCTTCCAGGTTGTTGGATCTGCGCTGGCTACCGGGTCTGGCATCTTCCAACGACAAGGCACGAGCAGCTCTGCCCTTTCTGGTACTTGCCACTCATGGTGTAA